The window TGATAAAGTCAGGAGACAGGAGCTTCCAACCGTTCAAAGGGAAGTCAATGGCAATGATCTTCGCCAAGCCGTCAATGAGGACCCGTGTTTCATTTGAAACAGGATTCTTCTTGCTTGGTGGGCATGCTGTTTATTTAGGTCCCGACGATATCCAGATGGGCAAGCGTGAGGAGACCCGTGATGTTGCTCGTGTACTTTCTGGATGTAATGACATCATTATGGCCAGGGTTTTTGCTCACCAGGTATGATCATTAGTTCCATGACTATGATTTATGAAATTTCTATACCTGGTTTACCAGATTCTAAATCAAGTTCCTGCATATTAAATCTTTCTGTTCCACAATGTGTAACGATTGCAATCTAGACATAACTATAAGTTGTTATTTCTGTGGTGCTTAAGCAAAGTTAGATATCTACTCCGAAGCCATGAGTGGGCGATAGAAGAAAAAGACATTTCACAGGCTGAAACCTTTTAATACGAAGCATCAACCTTGATAGTGTAGCTATAACTGAAAATGTAagtttgtttcattctagttgtctAACTGCCAACCTGGAAATATTTGGGATGGGTGGATTTGATGATCAAACAATATTGTTGTGGCAGTttttcctgatgtgcttcttcatttgtttttctttatttttcatAATAAATTTAACATCTAATTGATGTTTGGGGTTGGGCACTGAACTCACTTGCACACAATCCTGTTTTGTTGGCTTGCTCGTTATTGAGATACTTTATCTTAAGCTATTTATATTCTGCTTGCATGCAATTGACCTTAATGATCACATTGTCTTTCTAACATCTTGTATGATTTTTGACAGGATATTTTGGACTTGGCAAAATATGCACCTGTACCTGTCATAAATGGCCTTACAGACTACAACCATCCGTGCCAGATAATGGCTGATGCGCTCACTATGCTTGAACACGTTGGCCGTATTGAAAACACCAAGGTAGATTATACCTTTAAAATAACAGCATACGGTGGTTTCTTCTACAGGGACCAATTATCTCTCTCTTTCCCTAATTGTTTATGTAGGTTGTCTATGTCGGAGATGGCAACAATATTGTACATTCATGGCTTCTATTGGCTGCTGTGATTCCCTTCCACTTTGTATGCGCTTGTCCTAAGGGCTTTGAGCCAGATGCCAAAACTGTGGAGATCGCTAGGAGTGCTGGAAGTAAGATTGAAATAACAAATGATCCCAAGGAAGCAGTTAAGGGAGCAGATGTTGTGTATACAGATGTTTGGGCCAGCATGGGCCAAAAGGAGGAAGCTGAATATAGGAAAAAAGTATTCCAAGGATTCATGGTCAGTCTACCTCTTGTTTTATACTGTCATTTACACCAATTTTGATGTGTCGACATCTCATTTCTATTGGATTGTTGATACCTGTTCATTTCTCATTCATGTTTTGCTTGCTAGGTTGTAGCTACATCTCCCTGGAAATGTCCATATTGTTGGTCTACTAGGAACTAACGGACTTGTTTCTTTTATGtttgaatgtttagagtttgatgAACTTTACTAGAAGTTGCCCGATAACATGTCCTTGTAATTCAATCATTCGCAGTCAGTAGTCTCGGCGCATGGGTTGGCCCTCAGCTGACACTTTTGTGATTCTTGGTCCTTGCAGGTGGATGAAGCCCTGATGGAGATGGCTGGTCCAAAAGCCTTCCTTATGCACTGTTTGCCTGCGGAGAGAGGGGTGGAGGTAACAGACGGTGCCATCGAGGCTCCCAACTCGATCGTATTCCCCCAGGCAGAGAACAGAATGCACGCGCAAAACGCAATCATGCTTCATGTACTCGGAGCTTGATTACCCTATCATTGTATGCTAGACTGCTTAGTGTCACATCGTTATCGAAATTGAACAGTATTACTGGATACCATGCTCCTTCGGCATACTGTAACCCTTGGAGGAGGGTTTCGTGAGGGTAGAGATTTTGGAACATGTCTAGATTACTTTGGATTGTCGCGAGCATGCGGTACTGTGTCAGGTCTGGTAATCTTGAATAAATATGATACATGCATTTCCATGTTTGTCAACTCGTTTACTCCTGTTCGGATCTCCATGTTTCAAGCAACGGTGTCCTCTTAGAATCATTATCTCCAATCACCGTGCCGGTTGAATCAGAGTTGTAATCTATTGCATGACTCCAGCAATGCGGCTTGCCGAGCAGAAAAGCCTCGTTCATTCGCCTGCCTTTCCTATCCGTGGTGCAAGTTGGCCATTCAACATGTCACCCGGTACAAGAAAGGTATTTTTAACACCGTGGTCTTTCACTGTATTACAGATCGTAATAACAATTGGGTAGGAATTGTAGACTAATCAACACCTCAACAGAATACGAACAAACTCTTCTTAGAACGACGCTATTCGCCACACTAAGAGGATCCACAATCCAAGAGActgctgaaatttgagatgggcctTAAGCCCATATAGCAATTTCAGAAATATCTCTAAGTGCCCATGTGTGTTATTGGCACTAGATggaggtgggaagtttagtcccaccccggaagtggaagaggagttggaccttcttataagggtggctcttctacatgctattggagcttgagaagagaagaggccctcgcgcgctcctcctTCGCTGGCCTGGTCGAGCCCACGTCAGCCCTCTCAGCCAGGCTGAGGGAAACGCAAGTTTCGGGgacgcggctaatctgcacccgagagctcatatgctcccgcatgaacagtaaaataaaaaaattccaattttttttaagaaaaacattgacaaaagttctaagtgcctgcaaaaattcatcatgaaatcacattcctgtaaggcgtggcaaaaaaaaaacaaattcagtgcttcaaaatgcgtttgaaaatagttttttcagtggaattttttaaatttttttgatttttttttcgattttactgttcatgcgggagcatatgagctcgggtgcagaatgtACTTTTCACAGTTTCGGGCGTATCTCGCGTGCAGGCTCCTTCCTTCGGTTTATCTCATCTCCCTCACGTCTCTTCGCATCCATTGACCAAGCGCCGCCGGCAGGGCATCCATCGACCGACCGCCGCCCTCGACCAACCGCCGACATCGCTGTTTGCCTTTCACCACGCGCCGCAGCCCTCGACCAAGCGCCGGTGTCGCCGCGGCCGCCGTCCTCGACCAAGCGCcggtgccgccgtcgccgccgccgccctcgaccaagCGCCGGTGTCGCCGCGGCCGCCGTGCTCGACCAAGTGCCCGTGTCGTCGCTGCCGACCAAGGCTAACCGCTGCCATTCCCGTTTGCCCTTCACCAAGCGCTGCCGCTGGCATCCGCCAAGGATCATGCAGGTACGTGCTAGAGCTG is drawn from Triticum dicoccoides isolate Atlit2015 ecotype Zavitan chromosome 6B, WEW_v2.0, whole genome shotgun sequence and contains these coding sequences:
- the LOC119322348 gene encoding ornithine carbamoyltransferase, chloroplastic-like; protein product: MAAAAISGGHLVLSTPTSTRRPQSLPLHPPSARPIAASPASAARRGVAAAAVSSPAAVPSTGKDAKQLPKDFLHINDFDKDTIMKILNRAIEVKAMIKSGDRSFQPFKGKSMAMIFAKPSMRTRVSFETGFFLLGGHAVYLGPDDIQMGKREETRDVARVLSGCNDIIMARVFAHQDILDLAKYAPVPVINGLTDYNHPCQIMADALTMLEHVGRIENTKVVYVGDGNNIVHSWLLLAAVIPFHFVCACPKGFEPDAKTVEIARSAGSKIEITNDPKEAVKGADVVYTDVWASMGQKEEAEYRKKVFQGFMVDEALMEMAGPKAFLMHCLPAERGVEVTDGAIEAPNSIVFPQAENRMHAQNAIMLHVLGA
- the LOC119321252 gene encoding uncharacterized protein LOC119321252, translating into MRYCVRSGSFLRFISSPSRLFASIDQAPPAGHPSTDRRPRPTADIAVCLSPRAAALDQAPVSPRPPSSTKRRCRRRRRRPRPSAGVAAAAVLDQVPVSSLPTKANRCHSRLPFTKRCRWHPPRIMQSSHASSPNIHLRSCLHQFSQATLSQDPPYDAA